Proteins encoded by one window of Cylindrospermum stagnale PCC 7417:
- a CDS encoding NifU family protein, translating into MVNLIQHTATLEELVQEINRFEAIVSEWDESQRCVVVGLKRAIEALHKAALTRLIKSLKQESMSALRHAVTDELVYAVLLYHELVKPPKPPLIERIQTALAEVRPGLQSHHGDVEIVAIKPPDTVEVRLIGTCSSCPASTLTLSQGIEQAIKNHCPEITKVIAVNNSPTVNQSNANLTSPFAPTKATYWVKVATVEQITESSVLAVQIADKSLILHRQGENITCYYNACIHLGYPLDAGKVENAILTCPSHGFQYKLETGECVTAPDVSLQSYQVRIKGDNVFVQMQQ; encoded by the coding sequence ATGGTGAACCTCATTCAACACACAGCTACATTAGAAGAATTAGTTCAAGAAATAAATCGCTTTGAGGCAATTGTATCCGAATGGGATGAAAGCCAGCGTTGTGTAGTTGTCGGACTAAAACGAGCAATTGAAGCCTTACACAAAGCAGCCTTGACGCGTTTGATTAAAAGCCTCAAGCAAGAATCAATGTCAGCTTTGCGTCATGCTGTAACTGATGAATTAGTATATGCAGTCCTGCTTTATCACGAATTAGTCAAACCACCAAAACCACCCCTGATAGAACGTATTCAAACAGCCCTCGCAGAAGTCCGCCCCGGCTTACAAAGCCATCATGGGGATGTAGAAATAGTAGCTATTAAACCACCTGATACGGTCGAAGTTAGATTAATCGGCACTTGCAGTAGTTGTCCAGCTTCTACCTTAACTTTATCTCAAGGAATTGAACAAGCAATTAAAAATCATTGTCCAGAAATTACCAAAGTAATTGCGGTCAATAATAGCCCTACTGTTAATCAAAGCAATGCTAATTTAACAAGTCCATTTGCCCCAACGAAAGCAACCTATTGGGTGAAAGTGGCTACCGTTGAGCAAATTACCGAATCTAGCGTATTAGCAGTACAAATTGCTGATAAATCCCTGATTTTACACCGTCAAGGTGAAAACATTACCTGTTACTATAATGCCTGTATTCATTTAGGTTATCCCCTAGATGCGGGTAAGGTAGAAAACGCAATTCTTACCTGTCCCTCCCACGGATTCCAGTATAAGTTAGAAACTGGCGAATGTGTAACCGCCCCTGACGTTTCTCTCCAATCATATCAGGTACGAATTAAAGGTGATAACGTTTTTGTACAAATGCAACAATAA
- a CDS encoding DUF1993 domain-containing protein, with protein sequence MENQKIIALQNIFSSRLDTLSHLLEVAESHFADDVESLLQRRIAPDMFPFGTQIAFVCNQPRNFALWCGGLPANNLNPNVASLVEARGHISSTKELLASINVADSKLSEINRLDLGQGLYAELSGLSYVDDFLIPNFYFHITTAYNILRMAGATVGKRDFMIHLVPFLKH encoded by the coding sequence ATGGAAAATCAGAAAATCATAGCACTACAAAATATCTTCAGTTCTAGGCTCGATACATTGAGTCATCTGTTAGAGGTAGCAGAGAGTCATTTCGCAGACGATGTAGAGTCTCTATTGCAGCGTCGCATCGCGCCCGATATGTTTCCTTTCGGCACACAAATAGCGTTTGTTTGCAATCAGCCTCGTAACTTTGCATTGTGGTGCGGAGGATTGCCGGCAAACAATTTGAACCCCAATGTCGCATCTCTTGTTGAGGCGCGTGGTCACATTTCATCAACTAAGGAATTGTTGGCAAGTATCAATGTTGCTGATTCTAAGCTGTCAGAAATCAATCGGCTCGATCTTGGGCAAGGGCTATATGCAGAATTATCTGGACTTTCGTATGTAGATGATTTTCTCATACCCAACTTTTATTTCCACATAACAACGGCGTACAATATCCTGCGTATGGCAGGAGCAACAGTAGGTAAGCGCGACTTTATGATTCATTTAGTCCCTTTTCTGAAGCATTAG
- a CDS encoding NHL repeat containing protein yields the protein MQQQFREASPNFPLSPQGAEVILGNIIEPEQLAIPILPSSTTMFGPRGACLLSESGPLWVSDTGHHRLLGWRNLPTTDSQPADWVIGQPDFNSEGQNAKSTPGRTTLSVPTGICACGTGLAVADAWNHRILIWKNLPEDSNVPADLVLGQANFIENEPNRGTQQASANTMHWPYGVFYHQGRLFVADTGNRRVLIWQQLPTENGQPADLVLGQPDMVSRNENGGNSASAASMRWCHDIAFWGENLVVTDAGNHRVMIWQGMPTENNAPCAVVLGQKNFDVVEMNQGGYYPNASSLSMPYGVGVTDDWLVVADTANSRLLGWKKPESILSLQCKVADAIVGQKDFQSKNENRHFGLPTRESLNWCYGIKICGETAVIADSGNNRILICKFNHSNPTK from the coding sequence TTGCAGCAACAATTTAGAGAAGCTTCCCCAAATTTTCCCCTCTCACCTCAAGGTGCAGAGGTGATTTTAGGCAATATTATTGAACCCGAACAATTAGCCATACCCATATTACCAAGTTCCACAACAATGTTTGGCCCCCGTGGTGCTTGTTTGCTATCTGAATCTGGGCCATTGTGGGTGTCAGATACGGGACATCATCGCTTATTAGGATGGCGAAATTTACCCACCACAGATAGTCAACCTGCTGATTGGGTAATTGGACAACCTGACTTTAATTCTGAAGGACAAAATGCTAAAAGCACACCGGGAAGAACAACCTTGAGTGTACCCACAGGAATTTGTGCTTGTGGAACAGGATTAGCAGTGGCAGATGCTTGGAATCATCGGATTTTAATTTGGAAAAACTTACCAGAAGATAGTAATGTTCCCGCAGATTTAGTATTAGGACAAGCTAATTTTATTGAGAACGAACCAAACCGGGGAACTCAACAAGCATCTGCCAATACAATGCACTGGCCTTATGGAGTTTTCTATCATCAAGGACGGCTATTTGTTGCTGATACAGGAAATCGCCGGGTGTTGATTTGGCAGCAATTACCAACAGAAAACGGTCAACCTGCTGATTTAGTTTTGGGACAACCAGACATGGTATCTCGCAATGAAAACGGCGGCAATTCTGCCTCAGCAGCGAGTATGCGTTGGTGTCATGATATTGCCTTTTGGGGAGAAAATCTCGTTGTCACCGATGCCGGTAATCACCGCGTGATGATTTGGCAAGGAATGCCGACAGAAAATAACGCCCCTTGTGCAGTAGTTTTGGGACAAAAAAACTTTGATGTTGTAGAAATGAATCAAGGAGGCTACTACCCCAACGCTAGCAGTTTGAGTATGCCTTATGGTGTAGGAGTTACAGATGATTGGTTGGTAGTTGCAGATACAGCTAACTCGCGCTTGCTAGGATGGAAAAAACCAGAATCGATTTTATCACTACAATGTAAAGTAGCAGATGCTATCGTTGGACAAAAGGATTTTCAAAGTAAGAATGAAAATCGTCACTTTGGGCTACCAACGCGAGAAAGTTTAAATTGGTGTTATGGCATCAAAATTTGTGGAGAAACAGCGGTAATAGCTGATTCTGGAAACAATCGAATTTTGATTTGCAAATTTAACCATAGCAACCCTACTAAATGA
- a CDS encoding hydrogenase small subunit produces the protein MTNVLWLQGGACSGNTMSFLNAEEPTVCDLIADFGINLLWHPSLGLELGANLQKLLWDCVEGKTPLDILVFEGSVINAPNGTGEWNRFADRAMKDWLTDLAASAKFIVAVGDCATWGGIPAMSPNPSESQGLQFLKRQEGGFLGRDFLTQSGLPVINIPGCPAHPDWITQILVAIATGRIADIALDDLHRPQTFFNTYTQTGCTRNVHFAYKASTAEFGQRKGCLFYDLGCRGPMTHSSCNRILWNRVSSKTRAGMPCLGCTEPEFPFFDLKPGTVFKTQTVMGVPKELPPGVNKKDYAVLTVVAKDAAPAWADEDFFTV, from the coding sequence ATGACTAATGTACTATGGCTACAAGGTGGTGCTTGTTCTGGTAACACCATGTCATTTCTTAACGCCGAAGAACCGACAGTTTGTGATTTGATTGCCGACTTTGGCATTAATTTACTTTGGCATCCTTCTTTGGGGCTGGAACTGGGCGCAAATTTGCAAAAACTTTTGTGGGATTGCGTTGAAGGTAAAACTCCTTTGGATATTTTGGTATTTGAAGGCAGCGTGATTAATGCCCCCAACGGCACCGGCGAGTGGAATCGGTTTGCCGATCGCGCCATGAAAGATTGGTTAACAGATTTAGCCGCTTCAGCTAAATTCATTGTGGCTGTAGGTGACTGTGCCACCTGGGGCGGAATTCCCGCCATGTCACCCAACCCCAGCGAGTCACAGGGTTTGCAATTTCTCAAGCGTCAGGAAGGCGGTTTTTTAGGCAGAGATTTTTTGACACAATCTGGCTTACCTGTGATTAACATTCCCGGTTGTCCGGCGCATCCTGACTGGATTACACAGATATTAGTGGCGATCGCAACTGGACGCATCGCCGACATCGCCCTAGACGACCTCCATCGCCCCCAAACCTTCTTTAACACATATACCCAAACAGGCTGCACCCGCAACGTTCACTTCGCCTACAAAGCATCAACCGCCGAATTTGGTCAACGCAAAGGTTGTCTATTTTATGACTTGGGTTGTCGCGGCCCCATGACTCATTCCTCTTGCAACCGCATTTTGTGGAACCGCGTTTCTTCCAAAACCCGCGCCGGCATGCCTTGTTTAGGTTGCACAGAACCAGAATTTCCCTTCTTTGACCTGAAACCAGGAACCGTATTTAAAACCCAAACGGTGATGGGTGTTCCTAAAGAATTACCACCAGGGGTGAACAAAAAAGATTACGCCGTCTTGACAGTTGTTGCTAAAGATGCCGCCCCAGCATGGGCAGACGAAGACTTTTTCACCGTGTAA
- a CDS encoding DUF5674 family protein encodes MLPLIIHILQEPATPSQINEMLQANRFYIKTAVDIRHQILAGGGEMHSDCETILLENGSQQQDIWGASWNPISQEIFYESMVNLRPRQNRAMEILDPAIREQVKQIIHKLLGGL; translated from the coding sequence ATTTTACCCTTGATAATTCATATTTTACAAGAACCTGCAACACCTAGCCAAATCAACGAGATGCTTCAAGCCAATCGTTTTTATATTAAAACAGCCGTAGATATACGTCATCAAATTTTGGCAGGTGGAGGTGAAATGCACTCGGACTGCGAAACTATTTTACTTGAAAATGGAAGTCAACAGCAGGATATTTGGGGTGCGAGTTGGAATCCTATTTCTCAAGAAATTTTTTATGAATCAATGGTAAATCTCCGTCCGCGTCAAAATAGAGCGATGGAGATTTTAGATCCAGCAATTAGGGAACAGGTCAAACAAATCATCCACAAGTTATTAGGAGGCTTATGA
- a CDS encoding DUF2059 domain-containing protein produces MLKVKLQFSRFLVGLLLVVCFTFFTVYVANSQQLPLVEYQSKTFARETSKYKLATEVLLEIGIAKRYDTHFDHLIGTLIGKGDDFKLYTRFRKMFVREIGWRHFKDAYAAKLEADFSEDELKELLNLSKQPVMKKLLKSEVQAYMDTSKQRFKMGFELWDKYNNGKISLPPD; encoded by the coding sequence ATGTTAAAAGTAAAGTTACAATTTTCAAGGTTTCTCGTCGGATTGTTACTGGTCGTCTGCTTTACCTTCTTCACGGTATATGTAGCGAATTCTCAACAACTCCCTTTAGTTGAATACCAATCCAAAACATTTGCTAGAGAAACCTCCAAGTATAAATTAGCAACCGAGGTACTACTAGAGATAGGAATCGCAAAAAGATACGATACCCATTTCGACCACTTGATAGGCACGCTAATTGGTAAGGGCGATGATTTTAAGCTTTATACAAGGTTTAGGAAGATGTTTGTACGAGAAATTGGGTGGAGACACTTCAAAGATGCCTATGCAGCAAAACTGGAAGCCGATTTTTCGGAAGATGAATTAAAGGAACTGTTAAATTTATCAAAGCAACCTGTGATGAAAAAGTTGTTGAAGTCTGAAGTCCAAGCATATATGGATACATCTAAACAAAGGTTCAAAATGGGATTTGAATTGTGGGATAAATATAATAATGGCAAAATAAGTTTACCACCAGACTAG